The following proteins come from a genomic window of Geomonas sp. RF6:
- a CDS encoding deoxyguanosinetriphosphate triphosphohydrolase — protein sequence MTEAHSMERTDLAAYAARSEVSRGRKYEEDFRDDRPAFERDRDRIIHCAAFRRLEYKTQVFVNHEGDYYRTRLTHSLEVAQIGKGIARRLRLNEELTEALALAHDLGHTPFGHTGEEVLNRLMEGAGGFEHNLQSLRIVDELEERYPGFNGLNLSWEVREGIIKHSSRYDNPSAAFAEFLPGTVPTVEAQLINFADEIAYNNHDIDDGLESGYITMSQLKEVALWREVHETIEQKHPGIDRERARCQTISALIGVLITDVVTTTLANLEYHGIKTQEDLRSLNQQVVGFSTEMAKKNRELKRFLMHNLYRHHKVERMRVKAERYLEQLFEVYLKHPTLLPMKHQLKMERDGRERVICDYIAGMTDRFALDEYKRLFEPYERV from the coding sequence GCGAGGTGTCACGGGGGAGGAAATATGAGGAAGATTTCCGCGACGACCGCCCCGCCTTCGAGAGGGACCGCGATCGCATTATCCATTGCGCGGCTTTCCGGCGTCTGGAATACAAGACGCAGGTCTTCGTCAATCACGAGGGGGACTACTACCGCACCCGCCTCACCCACTCTCTCGAGGTGGCTCAGATCGGGAAGGGGATAGCGCGCAGGCTGCGGCTGAACGAGGAGCTCACCGAGGCTCTTGCCCTCGCTCATGATCTCGGGCATACCCCCTTCGGGCATACCGGTGAGGAGGTGCTGAACCGGCTGATGGAAGGGGCAGGCGGCTTCGAGCACAACCTGCAGTCGCTGCGCATCGTGGACGAGCTCGAGGAGCGCTACCCCGGCTTCAACGGCCTCAACCTCTCGTGGGAGGTGCGCGAGGGGATCATCAAGCATTCTTCCCGCTACGACAATCCGTCGGCGGCATTTGCGGAATTCCTCCCGGGCACGGTGCCGACCGTGGAGGCGCAGCTCATCAACTTTGCCGACGAAATCGCCTACAACAACCACGACATCGACGACGGCCTGGAGTCCGGGTACATCACCATGTCGCAGCTGAAGGAGGTGGCGCTCTGGCGGGAGGTGCACGAGACGATCGAGCAAAAGCACCCCGGAATCGACCGGGAGAGGGCCCGCTGCCAGACGATAAGCGCACTCATCGGCGTCCTCATCACCGACGTGGTGACGACGACCCTCGCAAACCTGGAGTACCACGGGATCAAGACGCAGGAGGACTTGCGGTCCTTGAATCAGCAGGTGGTGGGGTTCAGCACCGAGATGGCGAAGAAGAACAGGGAGTTGAAGCGCTTCCTGATGCACAATCTCTACCGGCATCACAAGGTGGAGCGTATGAGGGTGAAGGCGGAGCGCTACCTGGAGCAGCTTTTCGAGGTGTACCTGAAGCACCCGACCCTGCTCCCCATGAAGCATCAGCTGAAGATGGAGCGGGACGGGCGGGAGCGCGTCATCTGCGACTACATCGCCGGGATGACGGACCGTTTTGCGCTTGATGAGTACAAGAGGCTCTTCGAGCCGTATGAGAGGGTGTAG